The DNA region TGCTAGCCGTTCTGGGCCTGCTGTCCCTGCTGCCTCCTGTACGTGGAGAAGGCCGAGCGAAGCGGGTGACATCCAGCCATTAATCTTGATAAGCCGCCCCCAGCCTGGAAAATAAGGCTGTAGGGCGGCTTGCGTCTTTGCTGATCTTCAGCTGAACTGCTTCGTTATGCCTGCCATAAACTCCTCATCCGACGTTTTGCTTCGCAGATCCATCAGGTAATGGGCATCGGCGCCAACCAGATAACGGAGGCGATCGGACGGATCGGTTGCCGCTTCGAAGATCGTTTCCGCTATGAGCTTCGGCTCGGAAGCATGGACGTCAAAGCTGTTCATCTGTTTTTGCAGAACCGTTTCCGTATACGAGGCATAAGCATCCAGCGAAGTATCGGTCAGCAGATCGAGGGAGCGTCCGGTAAAATCCGTGGCCACGTTGCCGGGTTCTACGAGCTTCACCTTGATTTGATGGGCAGCCATCTCGTAAAAGAGGGATTCCGAAAAGCCCTCGATGGCCCATTTGCTCGCATGATACAGCGACAGCAGCGGAAAAGCCACTCTTCCGCCTACGGAGGATACATTGATAACCGTCCCGCCGCCGCTTTGCCTGAAATGGGGAAGAAGAGCTTGCGTCGTGCGAAGGACCCCAAGCAGGTTGACATCGAATTGCCGCTTGATTTGGGCTTCCGTCGCAGCTTCGAATGCGCCTATCGCCGCGTAACCTGCATTATTCAGCAGGACATCAATTTTGCTGAACGCTCGAATTCCTTCTTGAGCGGCCGATTGGATGGTATCGTTCCGGGTGACATCGAGTTTCGTGACCAGCATGCGCTCCTGTCCGGTAAACTCCGTTTCGTGTTCGGGCGAACGCATGGTAGCAATGACATTCCAACCCTTCTCCCAAAAATGCCGCGCGGTTTCTCTTCCGATCCCTGAAGAAGCTCCTGTAATGAGGATTGTATTCACATTCTTCATCTCCTTTTGGTTCATTTCGATACGATTATATGACGAAATCAAAACAAAGTAAACCAAAATTATTAAATTAGTTAATTTAATAAAAATAGTAAATGTGGTGAAAAGGGTTTAATGATTTTACTTCTAAGTTATAATGGGGATTAGAAAAGTGGAGGGGGACATCCAGGTGAAAAAGGCGGTAAGCGCGGAGCATTACATCGAGAAAATAAAACCGGTCCTAAGAAAAACGAAGTTCAGCCAACTGAAAATCGACGAAATCGCAAGTTACATGGATATTAGCAAAGTAACCTTGTACAAGCATTTCTCATCCAGGGACGATGTCATCGAGGCTGTCGTGAAGCATTATATCGATTACCTGCTTCAGGCCGATGCCATCGTTCAAGATGCATCCATTTCTTTTGCCGAACGTTTTCAGAAAATATACGAGCAATCGCTGCGGTGCGTCGTTTACGTGTCGGATCTCTTCCTGGAAGATCTGAGAGATTCCTACCCGGCGCTGTTTGACCGTTTGATTGCGGCACAGCAGATCCGATATCGCAACTTGGAGACTTTTTTCGAGGCAGGGATGGAGCAAGGCGTATTCAACCGTTTGAATGCCGCATTGTTCATGGTTCAAGATGATGCCGTGCTTCGGCGGATCATGGACCCGCTGTTCTCGATTCATTACGACATGACCTTAAAGCAGGCGTTGATGGATTTTTACCAGTTGAAAAAATACCAGTTGTTCCAGCCGGATCATGTTGATTCCGTGCAGGATTCGATAATGGAACAGGAGATCGTGAATATTCTGAAGATGATCACGTAATGTCCGACCGTTGACATATCGATAATTCACGATATAATAATTTGTATGAAACCAATCGAAATCTTCAAAGCACTGTCCAATGAATCGCGGCTTGATATTTTGCGGTGGCTTAAGGAGCCTGAGCAGCATTTTACGCCCCATGAAGGGATTGATATGAGGGAAATCGGGGTATGCGTGAGCCAGGTGACCGAGAAATTGAATATGACGCAATCGACAGCATCGCAATATCTGTCCATTTTGCAGCGGGCCGGACTGATTAAGACCGAGCGGATCGGCAAATTTACGTATTACAAGCGTGATGAGGAAGTCATCCGTCAAATCGGCGAATATTTGAAGCAGGAAATATAACGACAAGAACTGAATGCTTCCTTGGCCAAGGAATATTCAGTTTTGTTCCGCACTACATATCTACATATTACGATATGTATTTTTATTGGTTTCATATATCGATGTTTTGCGATATCTAAATATATAAGGAGTGGAATTATGAAGAACGCTTGGAAAATATACTTGCTGGCTATCGTGAGTTTTTTAGTAGGGACATCGGAATATATCATCTCCGGGATCTTGGACAAAATCGCGGATTCCCTCGGTATCACCATTACGGCCGCGGGCCAGCTGATTACGATTTTCTCGCTGGTGTATGCCGTTCTGACCCCGGTGTTGATGGCCCTGACCGCGAAGCTGGAGCGTCAGCGGCTGCTGGTTTATTCGCTCGGGCTGTTTGTAGTGGCTAACCTATTGTCATTCGCGCTTCCCGGCTATGTTCCCTTTGTCATTGCGCGCATCATTATGGCGATGGGGGCAGGGATGGTGGTTGTCACCGCGCTCGGCATCGCCGCCCGAATTGCGCCTCAGGGCAAGCAGGCGAGCTCCATTGCTACGGTTGTCATGGGCTTTACGGCTTCCCTTATTATCGGTGTCCCGCTCGGGCGCGTTACTGCAGCCGCGTTCGGCTGGAAGTCGGTGTTCGGCCTGATTGCCGTTCTGGGTATGGTAGCGATGGTTGTCTTATATAAAGCGATTCCGAAAATCCAAGGCGATGCGCCGGTTCCGCTGCTTCAGCAATTTGCACTGCTCCGAAAGCCGAAAGTGGCGCTCGGTTTGGGAATAACCTTCTTCTGGCTTGGGGGATATTCCGTAGCTTATACGTATCTTTCCCCTTATCTTCTAAGCGTCAGCGGCTTGGGCGAACAATGGATCAGCGCAGCGCTGTTCGCTTTCGGCATTGCGAGCCTGATCGGGTCGAAATTCGGCGGATACAGCACCGACCGGTGGGGTGTACCCTTGACCCTTACCTTCGGGATGATCATCCACATTTTTGCGTTAGCCCTGCTATCGGTCACGAACGCATCCGCTGCAGCTTTTCCGGTGTTCGCCATGCTGATCCTGTGGTCTTTGTCCGCCTGGTCCTCCGGTCCGACACAGCAGTTCAACCTGGTCCAGCTGGAGCCGGAATCATCGGGAGTCATGCTGGGACTGAACCAGTCGATGATGCAGCTGTCCATGGCTGCGGGGGCCGGACTCGGCGGCATTGCCGTCGATAGCATATCCCTGTCATCCATTACATGGCTTGGGGCAGCGGGTGTTGCAATCGCCGTGGGGTTGGCGCTGGTGCTGTTCCGCATCGGGAAGCAGGAGAAGGAGGCCGGACAGACGGTCGTATCTTCCTGAACTTAAGGCTTGTCCGCCGGTTCTGTCTGCTGCTGTTTCATGATATCCATACGCCTCTTCAGCGCGATTTGACGCTCTAAATGGGTCCAAGGTATGATAGGATCAACAGAAAGCGAAAATTTGGCTCCAACTTTGCGGAGGAGGAAATACGTTTGGCTAGACTAAAAGATATTGCCGAGCGGGTCGGGGTATCCATATCCACGGTCTCGCGGGCAATCAGCAACGATACAAGCCGTCCGGTCAGCGAAGACACCAAGCAGAGAATCAGGGAGGCGGCGCTTGAGCTGGGGTATAAGCTCCAGGAACCCATGCAGCTCGCACGTGATAATGGAACGGAGATCAAGCGGATCGTCTGTATCGTGCCTCAGCTTCTGATGGATGACCATCCTTATTTCTCAAAGGTTCTTGCAGGCTTCCATGAAAAAATGGAGGAGCTCGGACAGCCGCCGGCCATCGTTCGCACCTGCGAGGAGGTTAGCGATGCAGAACGGCTGCGGCTGATGCTGAAGGAGACCGGGGCCCAGGGCATGGTTGCGATCA from Paenibacillus ihbetae includes:
- a CDS encoding ArsR/SmtB family transcription factor; translation: MKPIEIFKALSNESRLDILRWLKEPEQHFTPHEGIDMREIGVCVSQVTEKLNMTQSTASQYLSILQRAGLIKTERIGKFTYYKRDEEVIRQIGEYLKQEI
- a CDS encoding SDR family oxidoreductase, giving the protein MNTILITGASSGIGRETARHFWEKGWNVIATMRSPEHETEFTGQERMLVTKLDVTRNDTIQSAAQEGIRAFSKIDVLLNNAGYAAIGAFEAATEAQIKRQFDVNLLGVLRTTQALLPHFRQSGGGTVINVSSVGGRVAFPLLSLYHASKWAIEGFSESLFYEMAAHQIKVKLVEPGNVATDFTGRSLDLLTDTSLDAYASYTETVLQKQMNSFDVHASEPKLIAETIFEAATDPSDRLRYLVGADAHYLMDLRSKTSDEEFMAGITKQFS
- a CDS encoding TetR/AcrR family transcriptional regulator, which encodes MKKAVSAEHYIEKIKPVLRKTKFSQLKIDEIASYMDISKVTLYKHFSSRDDVIEAVVKHYIDYLLQADAIVQDASISFAERFQKIYEQSLRCVVYVSDLFLEDLRDSYPALFDRLIAAQQIRYRNLETFFEAGMEQGVFNRLNAALFMVQDDAVLRRIMDPLFSIHYDMTLKQALMDFYQLKKYQLFQPDHVDSVQDSIMEQEIVNILKMIT
- a CDS encoding MFS transporter, with translation MKNAWKIYLLAIVSFLVGTSEYIISGILDKIADSLGITITAAGQLITIFSLVYAVLTPVLMALTAKLERQRLLVYSLGLFVVANLLSFALPGYVPFVIARIIMAMGAGMVVVTALGIAARIAPQGKQASSIATVVMGFTASLIIGVPLGRVTAAAFGWKSVFGLIAVLGMVAMVVLYKAIPKIQGDAPVPLLQQFALLRKPKVALGLGITFFWLGGYSVAYTYLSPYLLSVSGLGEQWISAALFAFGIASLIGSKFGGYSTDRWGVPLTLTFGMIIHIFALALLSVTNASAAAFPVFAMLILWSLSAWSSGPTQQFNLVQLEPESSGVMLGLNQSMMQLSMAAGAGLGGIAVDSISLSSITWLGAAGVAIAVGLALVLFRIGKQEKEAGQTVVSS